One region of Gossypium raimondii isolate GPD5lz chromosome 6, ASM2569854v1, whole genome shotgun sequence genomic DNA includes:
- the LOC105772676 gene encoding polyphenol oxidase, chloroplastic, with amino-acid sequence MASTTNSPSTLLTLPNFSIQTSTFLPKTSQGSIFKKKKPFNFNSKRVVSCKASNGKQNDADHTSFLNRFDRRDILLGLGGSLYGATSLVRDPFALAVVPIEPDLSSCGESTVDAGTTCMNVPCCPPKLKDSKIIDFEPPLGCKIRYRPAAHLVDRDYLYKFESAMERMKALPVDDPRNFMQQANIHCAYCNGAYSQVGFPDQKLEVHYSWLFFPFHRMYLYFFERILGKLIGDPDFAMPFWNWDSPCGMTMPQIYLDPYSPLYDENRNLEHQPDVLVNLNDGKSFVKPKKKDDFYELAKREQINSNLYVMYQQMVRSAKTASCFHGAAYLGGCVSETDIGCTPEPRGGTIENGAHIAVHKFVGAKNPPYNEDMGNFYSAGRDPLFYAHHGNVDRMWNIWKTLPGKKRHDFNENVWLNSSFLFYDENANMVRVKVRDCLDSKTLGYDYQSVDIPWLRSKPTPRRSRPGVGRGQDRGQDVAARRKSKNRRGFPIVLDKVAVRIEIPRPKKSKKKDDEEVLVLQNIQLDRNDSVQFDVSINDDEDDDNPCKPEDAEFVGSFSNLPHGDNCHSETMLSTNLYLPLSEALEDLKINPFEDSIVVTLVPKEGEVSIGNIKIDYVC; translated from the coding sequence ATGGCTTCCACTACCAATTCCCCATCAACCCTCCTCACCCTTCCTAATTTCTCCATTCAAACTTCAACATTCCTTCCCAAAACATCTCAAGGTTCcatatttaagaagaaaaagcCTTTCAACTTTAACTCCAAAAGAGTAGTGTCATGCAAAGCCAGCAATGGGAAACAAAACGATGCAGATCACACTTCTTTTCTCAATAGGTTCGATAGAAGGGACATCCTCCTTGGCCTTGGAGGAAGTCTCTACGGTGCAACCAGCCTTGTTAGAGACCCATTTGCATTGGCAGTCGTCCCAATTGAGCCTGACCTGTCCAGCTGTGGGGAATCAACCGTAGATGCCGGTACAACCTGCATGAATGTCCCTTGCTGCCCACCAAAGTTAAAAGATTCAAAGATCATAGACTTCGAACCACCTTTAGGTTGCAAGATCCGTTATCGGCCGGCAGCACATTTAGTTGATCGTGATTACCTGTATAAATTTGAATCGGCAATGGAGAGAATGAAAGCTCTCCCTGTGGATGATCCACGTAATTTCATGCAACAAGCCAATATTCATTGTGCCTATTGCAATGGGGCTTATAGTCAAGTGGGGTTCCCCGATCAAAAACTTGAAGTTCACTACTCGTGGCTTTTTTTCCCATTCCATAGGATGTATCTGTATTTCTTTGAGAGGATATTGGGCAAGTTGATTGGTGATCCAGATTTCGCAATGCCATTTTGGAACTGGGATTCTCCCTGTGGGATGACTATGCCTCAGATATATTTAGACCCTTACTCTCCATTGTACGATGAAAACCGCAATTTGGAGCATCAGCCGGACGTTTTGGTTAATCTTAATGACGGTAAATCTTttgtaaaaccaaaaaaaaaggatGATTTTTATGAATTAGCAAAGAGGGAACAAATAAATAGTAATCTCTATGTGATGTATCAGCAAATGGTACGGTCCGCCAAGACCGCTTCTTGTTTCCATGGAGCGGCGTACCTTGGCGGTTGTGTATCCGAAACCGATATCGGTTGTACTCCCGAACCGAGAGGTGGTACCATTGAGAACGGTGCTCATATCGCCGTTCACAAGTTCGTTGGTGCCAAGAATCCACCTTATAACGAAGACATGGGGAATTTCTATTCTGCTGGTAGAGACCCTTTGTTCTACGCTCATCATGGCAATGTTGATCGAATGTGGAACATTTGGAAGACATTGCCAGGGAAGAAGCGACATGATTTCAACGAAAATGTTTGGCTTAATTCTTCGTTTCTTTTCTACGATGAGAATGCAAATATGGTTCGTGTTAAAGTTCGCGATTGCCTTGACTCTAAAACTTTGGGGTACGATTACCAAAGTGTTGATATTCCATGGCTTAGAAGCAAGCCAACACCTCGAAGGAGTCGTCCTGGTGTGGGGCGGGGTCAGGATCGGGGTCAGGATGTAGCAGCCAGACGAAAGAGTAAAAACCGCAGGGGTTTTCCTATAGTTTTAGACAAGGTGGCCGTGCGCATTGAGATTCCAAGgccaaagaaatcaaagaaaaaagatgatGAAGAAGTATTGGTTCTTCAAAACATACAGCTAGACAGAAATGACTCAGTGCAATTCGATGTCTCCATTAATGACGACGAAGACGACGACAACCCTTGCAAACCGGAAGATGCGGAGTTCGTGGGGAGCTTTTCGAATTTACCGCACGGAGATAATTGCCACTCCGAGACGATGCTTAGTACAAATCTGTATTTGCCATTATCAGAAGCGCTGGAGGATTTGAAGATTAATCCATTTGAAGATAGCATTGTGGTGACTTTGGTGCCTAAAGAAGGGGAAGTTTCGATTGGTAACATTAAGATCGACTACGTTTGTTGA
- the LOC105772681 gene encoding metacaspase-9, translated as MSKGTKRAVLVGCNYPKTQFSLHGCINDVKAIRGVILDIGFKESDVNVLTDAPGSPVHPTGVNIKDALNRMVNKAKAGDILFFYFSGHGTRVPIFQPGQPFKQDEAIVACDLNLVTDVDFRRLVNRLPEGASFTILSDSCHSGGLIEKEKEQFGGQHMTTTVNTDKPKPSKAKAKSLPFDIIHSAIDTAAGILHDAANVGQKIFGIFGKDVSLKFHPHYVEGLMVLDPLEEDEGILLSGCEANETSYDLVLENKAFGAFTDAVVNVINQNLGVGISNRHLVAEAAKILKNNGFEQNPCLYCSDENTNTLFLGGFA; from the exons ATGAGTAAGGGTACGAAGAGAGCAGTTCTGGTGGGATGCAACTACCCCAAGACCCAATTCAGCTTGCATGGATGCATCAATGATGTGAAAGCCATAAGAGGTGTGATCCTGGACATTGGGTTTAAGGAAAGCGATGTTAATGTCCTCACCGATGCGCCAGGGTCGCCGGTTCATCCTACGGGTGTAAACATTAAGGATGCACTCAATAGAATGGTGAACAAGGCTAAAGCAGGAGATATTCTATTTTTCTACTTCAGTGGACATGGAACACGCGTTCCAATCTTTCAACCTGGCCAGCCTTTCAAGCAAGATGAAGCAATCGTGGCTTGTGATTTAAATCTTGTCACCG ATGTGGACTTCAGACGTTTAGTTAATCGGCTACCAGAAGGAGCAAGCTTCACAATCCTATCAGATTCGTGCCACAGTGGGGGTCTcattgaaaaagagaaagaacaaTTTGGTGGTCAGCATATGACGACAACAGTAAATACCGACAAGCCTAAACCGTCTAAGGCTAAGGCTAAGAGTCTTCCTTTTGATATCATACATAGTGCGATAGATACAGCAGCAGGCATCCTACACGACGCAGCAAATGTTGGCCAAAAGATTTTCGGAATCTTCGGGAAAGATGTGAGTCTCAAATTCCATCCTCACTACGTAGAGGGGTTAATGGTGTTGGATCCACTGGAGGAGGATGAAGGgattttattaagtggatgtgAAGCCAATGAGACATCATATGACCTGGTCTTGGAAAATAAAGCCTTTGGGGCGTTCACCGATGCTGTGGTTAACGTAATCAATCAGAACTTGGGTGTTGGAATAAGCAACAGACACCTCGTGGCTGAGGCTGCCAAGATTTTGAAGAACAATGGATTCGAGCAGAACCCTTGCCTTTATTGCAGTGATGAGAATACAAACACACTTTTCTTGGGTGGCTTTGCTTAA